A region of Plantactinospora sp. BC1 DNA encodes the following proteins:
- a CDS encoding primosomal protein N', whose protein sequence is MDVPLAHLDRPFDYLVPADLADQARPGTRVRVRFAGQLVDGWLLDRAELSAHEGRLSYLERVVSPEPVLTPEIARLARAVADRYAGNLADVLRLAVPPRHARVEREAAPPTAPPPPTGTHPATESVPAADETGPEPAAAAATPTGPVPDGPEALAGAVSAGPEGPAGLAADGPERAVGAVPDVSEGAAGAVSEGSEGLAGAVTNGTEGLVGADGPVEAGWRSYPAGPGFLRALADGRAPRAVWSALPGEDWATRFAEAAAATVRGGRGVVAVVADARDLERLDAALTGLLGAGRHVALSAALGPARRYRAFLAACRGRVPVVIGTRAAMFAPVADLGLVAIWDDGDDLHAEPRAPYPHAREVLLTRARLGDAAVLVGGYARTAESRLLVETGWAREIVADRATLRARTPRITPTGDDPQLARDPAAASARLPSLAWDAARAALKADAPVLVQVPRRGYLPAVACAQCRAPARCPHCSGPLALRSASATPACRWCARVTAGYSCPQCGGHRLRAAVVGARRTAEELGRAFPGVPVRTSGREEVLRSVPGDAGLVIATPGAEPVADGGYGAVLLLDSWALLTRADLRAGEEALRRWLAAAALARPGAAGGRVVVVADGSLAPVQALLRWDPGWFAGRELAERRELGFPPAARMASLTGVATAVAELLDEARLPPAAEVLGPVPAPEGQERMLIRVPRSQAAALATALHEAAALRTARKAGQPVRVQVDPQDIF, encoded by the coding sequence GTGGACGTGCCGCTGGCGCACCTGGACCGGCCCTTCGACTATCTGGTCCCGGCCGACCTCGCCGACCAGGCCCGGCCGGGCACCCGGGTGCGGGTGCGGTTCGCCGGCCAGCTCGTCGACGGCTGGTTGCTGGACCGGGCCGAACTCTCCGCCCACGAGGGCCGGCTGAGCTACCTGGAGCGGGTCGTCTCGCCCGAGCCGGTGCTGACCCCGGAGATCGCCCGGCTGGCCCGGGCGGTCGCCGACCGGTACGCCGGCAACCTCGCCGACGTGCTGCGGCTGGCCGTCCCGCCCCGGCACGCCCGGGTCGAGCGCGAGGCCGCCCCGCCCACCGCGCCGCCCCCACCGACCGGCACCCACCCGGCGACGGAGTCGGTACCGGCGGCGGACGAGACCGGACCGGAACCCGCAGCGGCCGCGGCGACACCGACCGGACCCGTTCCGGACGGTCCCGAGGCGCTGGCCGGAGCGGTTTCGGCGGGTCCCGAGGGGCCGGCCGGACTGGCCGCAGACGGTCCCGAGAGGGCGGTCGGAGCGGTCCCGGACGTCAGCGAGGGGGCGGCCGGAGCGGTTTCCGAGGGCTCCGAAGGGCTGGCCGGAGCGGTCACGAACGGTACCGAGGGGCTGGTCGGTGCCGACGGACCTGTCGAGGCGGGCTGGCGGAGCTATCCGGCCGGACCCGGGTTCCTGCGGGCCCTGGCCGACGGCCGGGCACCCCGGGCGGTCTGGTCGGCGCTGCCCGGCGAGGACTGGGCGACCCGGTTCGCGGAGGCGGCGGCGGCGACCGTACGCGGCGGCCGGGGCGTGGTGGCGGTGGTGGCCGACGCCCGGGACCTCGAACGACTCGACGCCGCGCTGACCGGGCTGCTCGGCGCCGGGCGGCACGTGGCGCTCTCGGCGGCACTCGGGCCGGCGCGGCGGTACCGGGCCTTCCTCGCGGCCTGCCGGGGCCGGGTACCGGTCGTGATCGGTACCCGGGCCGCGATGTTCGCCCCGGTCGCCGACCTCGGGCTGGTGGCGATCTGGGACGACGGCGACGACCTGCACGCCGAGCCCCGGGCGCCGTACCCGCACGCCCGGGAGGTGCTGCTCACCCGGGCGCGGCTCGGTGACGCCGCGGTGCTGGTCGGCGGGTACGCCCGCACCGCCGAGTCGCGGCTGCTCGTCGAGACGGGGTGGGCACGGGAGATCGTGGCCGACCGGGCGACGCTGCGGGCGCGTACCCCGAGGATCACCCCGACCGGCGACGACCCGCAGTTGGCCCGGGACCCCGCCGCGGCCTCGGCCCGGCTGCCGAGCCTGGCCTGGGACGCGGCCCGGGCGGCGTTGAAGGCCGACGCGCCGGTACTCGTCCAGGTGCCCCGGCGCGGCTATCTGCCGGCGGTGGCCTGCGCGCAGTGCCGGGCGCCGGCCCGGTGCCCGCACTGCTCCGGCCCGCTCGCCCTGCGCTCGGCCAGCGCGACTCCGGCCTGCCGGTGGTGCGCCCGGGTGACCGCCGGATACTCCTGCCCGCAGTGCGGCGGGCACCGGCTCCGGGCGGCGGTGGTGGGTGCCCGGCGTACCGCCGAGGAGCTGGGCCGGGCGTTTCCGGGCGTGCCGGTGCGGACCTCGGGCCGGGAGGAGGTGCTGCGTTCGGTGCCCGGTGACGCGGGCCTGGTGATCGCGACGCCCGGCGCCGAGCCGGTGGCCGACGGCGGCTACGGCGCGGTGCTGCTGCTGGACTCCTGGGCGCTGCTGACCCGGGCGGACCTGCGGGCCGGGGAGGAGGCGCTGCGTCGCTGGCTGGCGGCGGCGGCGCTGGCCCGGCCCGGTGCGGCCGGCGGCCGGGTGGTGGTGGTCGCGGACGGGTCGCTGGCGCCGGTGCAGGCGCTGCTGCGCTGGGATCCCGGTTGGTTCGCCGGCCGGGAGCTGGCCGAGCGGCGGGAGCTGGGCTTTCCGCCGGCGGCCCGGATGGCCAGCCTGACCGGGGTGGCGACGGCGGTGGCGGAGCTGCTGGACGAGGCCCGGCTGCCGCCGGCCGCCGAGGTGCTCGGCCCGGTGCCGGCCCCGGAGGGGCAGGAGCGGATGCTGATCCGGGTGCCCCGGTCCCAGGCCGCCGCGCTGGCGACCGCCCTGCACGAGGCGGCGGCGCTCCGCACGGCCCGCAAGGCCGGCCAGCCGGTCCGGGTCCAGGTCGACCCGCAGGACATCTTCTGA
- a CDS encoding xanthine dehydrogenase family protein molybdopterin-binding subunit, whose product MDGKTLPVRAIGTPLDRFDGPAKVTGTARYAFEHPVDRPAYLFPVQATVAVGRVAAVQTEPALAEPGVLAVLTHENAARVASFDDPEVLILQTPEVAYRGQFVAGVVAETSEAARRAAGLVRVDYQAGPHDVALRGDHPDRYAPEVLNGGFATDSVLGDPETALAEAAVRLDATYTTAWYQHAQLEPHSTIAQWVDDRLTLHVGSQGVHGLRRSLATLFGLDLERIRVISPHVGGAFGGKLHTHPDVVLAVLAAFAVPGRPVKLALTRQQMFSQVGYRTPSVQRIRLGAGPDGRLVAIGHEVVQQTARHKEFAEQTATPTRVMYAAPHRSTTHRMVRLDVPVPTIMRAPGKTPGMYALESAMDEMAIACGQDPVEFRIANEPPRDPELDRPFSSRNLVACLREGARRFGWAGRDPTPGVRRAAGGWLVGTGVASSMYPVYQLPGSSATIRMEPDGRYLVSIGAADLGTGTWTSLTQIAADALAVPVDRVVLRIGDTDLPAAMSAGGSSGMTSWGSTVVEAARRLRARVAAEHADPPPHGIEASADMPENPDRERFSMYAFGAQFVEARVHEATGEVRVPRMLGVFAAGRIINPKTGRSQLLGGMTMGLSMALHEQCVVDPRFGHVVNHDLAEYHIATNADVGCVEVHTLVEEDPYVNPMGSKGIGELGIVGTAAAIANAVHHATGVRVRDLPITPDRFFSGAATIRG is encoded by the coding sequence GTGGACGGGAAGACACTGCCGGTCCGGGCCATCGGCACTCCGCTGGACAGGTTCGACGGGCCGGCGAAGGTCACCGGGACCGCCCGGTACGCCTTCGAGCACCCCGTCGACCGGCCGGCCTATCTGTTTCCGGTGCAGGCCACCGTGGCGGTCGGCCGGGTCGCCGCCGTGCAGACCGAGCCGGCGCTGGCCGAGCCGGGCGTGCTGGCCGTGCTGACGCACGAGAACGCGGCCCGGGTCGCCTCGTTCGACGATCCCGAGGTGCTGATCCTGCAAACGCCCGAGGTGGCGTACCGGGGGCAGTTCGTCGCCGGGGTGGTGGCGGAGACCTCCGAGGCCGCCCGCCGGGCCGCCGGCCTGGTCCGGGTGGACTACCAGGCCGGCCCGCACGACGTCGCGCTGCGGGGCGACCATCCGGACCGGTACGCCCCGGAGGTGCTCAACGGCGGGTTCGCCACCGACAGCGTGCTCGGCGACCCGGAGACGGCGCTGGCCGAGGCGGCGGTACGTCTGGACGCCACCTACACCACGGCCTGGTATCAGCACGCCCAGTTGGAGCCGCACTCCACCATCGCCCAGTGGGTCGACGACCGGCTCACCCTGCACGTCGGCAGCCAGGGGGTGCACGGGCTGCGCAGGTCGCTGGCGACGCTCTTCGGACTCGACCTGGAGCGGATCCGGGTGATCTCGCCACACGTCGGCGGCGCGTTCGGCGGCAAGCTGCACACCCATCCGGACGTGGTGCTCGCGGTGCTGGCCGCGTTCGCCGTACCCGGCCGTCCGGTGAAGCTCGCACTCACCCGGCAGCAGATGTTCTCCCAGGTCGGCTACCGGACCCCGTCGGTGCAGCGGATCCGGCTCGGTGCCGGGCCGGACGGCCGGCTGGTCGCGATCGGCCACGAGGTGGTGCAGCAGACCGCGCGGCACAAGGAGTTCGCCGAGCAGACCGCCACGCCGACCCGGGTGATGTACGCGGCGCCGCACCGCAGTACCACGCACCGGATGGTCCGGCTCGACGTGCCGGTACCGACGATCATGCGCGCCCCGGGCAAGACCCCCGGGATGTACGCGCTGGAGTCGGCGATGGACGAGATGGCGATCGCCTGCGGGCAGGATCCGGTCGAGTTCCGGATCGCCAACGAACCGCCGCGCGATCCCGAGCTGGACCGGCCGTTCTCCAGCCGCAACCTGGTGGCCTGCCTGCGCGAGGGCGCCCGCCGGTTCGGCTGGGCCGGCCGGGACCCGACTCCCGGGGTCCGGCGGGCCGCCGGTGGCTGGCTGGTCGGCACCGGGGTGGCCTCCTCGATGTACCCGGTCTATCAGCTGCCCGGCTCGTCGGCGACGATCCGGATGGAGCCGGACGGCCGGTACCTCGTCTCGATCGGCGCCGCCGACCTCGGCACCGGCACCTGGACCTCGCTGACCCAGATCGCGGCCGACGCGCTGGCCGTACCGGTCGACCGGGTCGTGCTGCGGATCGGTGACACGGACCTGCCGGCGGCGATGTCCGCCGGTGGCTCGTCCGGGATGACGTCGTGGGGCAGCACGGTGGTCGAGGCCGCACGCCGGCTCCGGGCCCGGGTGGCGGCCGAGCACGCCGACCCGCCGCCGCACGGCATCGAGGCCAGCGCCGACATGCCGGAGAACCCGGACCGGGAACGCTTCTCGATGTACGCCTTCGGCGCGCAGTTCGTCGAGGCCCGGGTGCACGAGGCGACCGGCGAGGTACGCGTGCCCCGGATGCTCGGCGTCTTCGCCGCCGGCCGGATCATCAACCCGAAGACGGGCCGTTCCCAACTGCTCGGCGGGATGACGATGGGACTGTCGATGGCGCTGCACGAGCAGTGCGTGGTCGATCCGCGCTTCGGTCACGTGGTCAACCACGACCTCGCCGAGTACCACATCGCGACCAACGCCGACGTCGGCTGCGTGGAGGTGCACACGCTGGTCGAGGAGGACCCGTACGTCAATCCGATGGGCTCGAAGGGCATCGGCGAGCTGGGCATCGTCGGTACCGCCGCGGCGATCGCCAACGCCGTGCACCATGCCACCGGGGTACGCGTACGCGACCTGCCGATCACCCCGGACCGGTTCTTCTCCGGTGCCGCCACGATCCGAGGGTGA
- the def gene encoding peptide deformylase has product MTVQPIRLFGDPVLRTPAEPVVDFDAELRKLVADLTDTMREQNGAGLAAPQLGVGLRVFAFDVDDVLGHLVNPVLEFPDSDEQDGPEGCLSIPGLYFDTKRRLNVIAKGFNEYGDPMQIVGTGLMARCVQHETDHLDGVLFLDRLDAEGRKEAMKAIRQADWYDQDAPPVIKVSPHDPPADRRQGLAAKLGLGGSDRPASPFGLGR; this is encoded by the coding sequence GTGACCGTCCAGCCCATCCGTCTCTTCGGGGACCCGGTGCTGCGCACCCCGGCCGAACCGGTCGTCGACTTCGACGCCGAGCTGCGCAAACTGGTCGCCGACCTGACCGACACGATGCGGGAGCAGAACGGCGCCGGCCTGGCCGCGCCGCAGCTCGGCGTGGGCCTGCGGGTGTTCGCCTTCGACGTCGACGACGTGCTCGGACACCTGGTCAACCCGGTACTTGAGTTCCCCGACTCCGACGAGCAGGACGGTCCCGAGGGCTGCCTCTCCATCCCCGGGCTCTACTTCGACACCAAGCGCCGGCTCAACGTGATCGCCAAGGGCTTCAACGAGTACGGCGACCCGATGCAGATCGTCGGCACCGGCCTGATGGCCCGCTGCGTGCAGCACGAGACCGACCACCTCGACGGGGTGCTCTTCCTCGACCGCCTCGACGCCGAGGGGCGCAAGGAGGCGATGAAGGCGATCCGGCAGGCGGACTGGTACGACCAGGACGCCCCGCCGGTGATCAAGGTCAGCCCGCACGACCCGCCGGCCGACCGGCGCCAGGGCCTGGCCGCCAAGCTGGGTCTGGGCGGCTCGGACCGCCCCGCCAGCCCGTTCGGCCTGGGTCGGTGA
- a CDS encoding RsmB/NOP family class I SAM-dependent RNA methyltransferase has protein sequence MSEGTGQVGGTARAGADRSRDDRAQGGTDRRRDDQRRDDPRRDDRRRDAPRGRTGQGGADRGGRGAGQRDRDGRPPRAARPAVDLPRQAAYEAIEAVHRDDAYANLVLPGILRDRRLHGRDAAFATELTYGTLRVRGTLDAILTAAAGRDVARIDPQPRDALRLGAYQILYTRVPAHAAVSSTVDLVRSVAPGASGFANAVLREIAGKDLDTWLAELAPSAESDPIGHLALTYSHPEWIVRAFSEALGGDLGETTRLLIEDNQRPPVHLCARPGRADAVEVADEVGGAPGAFSPYAVYLAGGAPGELAVLADGRAHVQDEGSQLVAAALTAAEVEGTDERWLDLCAGPGGKSGLLGAIAAQRGASLTAVEVAEHRARLVSQAVRGLPVTVLNVDGRTVGRDPDLPEDSFDRVLVDAPCTGLGSLRRRPESRWRRQPSDLPALTRLQRELLGAALRAVRPGGVVAYVTCSPHVVETHVSVTEAARRSGVPVDFVDARPLLPAGMPGLGDGPTVQLWPHRHGTDAMFLAVLRRG, from the coding sequence GTGAGCGAAGGTACCGGACAGGTCGGCGGCACCGCACGGGCCGGAGCCGACCGGAGCCGCGACGACCGTGCGCAGGGCGGCACCGACCGGCGGCGTGACGACCAGCGGCGCGACGACCCTCGGCGTGACGATCGGCGGCGGGACGCCCCACGGGGGCGTACCGGGCAGGGTGGTGCCGACCGGGGCGGCCGGGGCGCCGGCCAGCGGGACCGGGACGGGCGCCCGCCCCGGGCGGCGCGGCCGGCGGTCGACCTGCCCCGGCAGGCGGCGTACGAGGCGATCGAGGCGGTGCACCGGGACGACGCGTACGCGAACCTCGTCCTGCCGGGCATCCTGCGCGACCGGCGGCTGCACGGCCGGGACGCGGCCTTCGCCACCGAGCTGACCTACGGCACGCTGCGGGTCCGGGGCACCCTGGACGCGATCCTCACCGCCGCCGCCGGTCGGGACGTCGCGCGGATCGACCCGCAACCCCGGGACGCGCTGCGGCTCGGCGCCTACCAGATCCTCTACACCCGGGTCCCGGCGCACGCCGCCGTCTCCTCCACGGTCGACCTGGTCCGTTCCGTCGCCCCGGGGGCGTCCGGGTTCGCCAACGCCGTGCTGCGGGAGATCGCCGGCAAGGACCTCGACACCTGGCTGGCCGAGCTCGCCCCGTCGGCCGAGAGCGACCCGATCGGGCACCTGGCCCTCACCTACAGCCATCCCGAGTGGATCGTGCGGGCCTTCTCCGAGGCGCTCGGCGGAGACCTGGGGGAGACCACCCGGCTGCTGATCGAGGACAACCAGCGGCCGCCGGTGCACCTCTGCGCCCGTCCGGGCCGGGCAGACGCGGTCGAGGTCGCCGACGAGGTGGGCGGCGCGCCGGGCGCCTTCTCGCCGTACGCCGTCTATCTGGCCGGGGGTGCCCCGGGCGAGCTGGCGGTGCTGGCCGACGGCCGGGCGCACGTCCAGGACGAGGGCTCCCAACTGGTCGCCGCCGCGCTCACCGCCGCCGAGGTCGAGGGCACCGACGAACGGTGGCTCGACCTCTGTGCCGGGCCGGGTGGCAAGTCCGGCCTGCTCGGCGCCATCGCCGCCCAGCGGGGCGCCTCGCTGACCGCCGTCGAGGTGGCCGAGCACCGGGCCCGGCTGGTCTCCCAGGCCGTACGCGGGCTGCCGGTGACCGTGCTCAACGTCGACGGGCGCACCGTCGGGCGGGACCCGGACCTGCCGGAGGACTCCTTCGACCGGGTACTCGTCGACGCGCCCTGCACCGGTCTCGGCTCGCTGCGGCGGCGTCCCGAGTCCCGCTGGCGCCGTCAGCCCTCCGACCTGCCGGCGCTGACCCGGTTGCAGCGGGAGCTGCTCGGCGCCGCGCTCCGGGCGGTCCGGCCGGGCGGGGTGGTGGCGTACGTGACCTGCTCGCCGCACGTGGTGGAGACGCACGTCTCGGTCACCGAGGCGGCCCGGCGCTCCGGGGTACCGGTCGACTTCGTCGACGCCCGCCCGCTGCTGCCGGCCGGGATGCCCGGCCTCGGCGACGGCCCCACGGTGCAGCTCTGGCCGCACCGGCACGGCACCGACGCGATGTTCCTGGCGGTGCTGCGCCGGGGCTGA
- the fmt gene encoding methionyl-tRNA formyltransferase codes for MRLIFAGTPAVALPSLDAIAASGHELLAVVTRPDAPAGRGRGLARSPVGAWADERGIEVLTPARPREPEFLDRLRQLAPDCVPVVAYGALVPPEALEIPAYGWVNLHFSLLPAWRGAAPVQHAVLHGDQVTGASVFQLEAGLDTGPVFGTVTEEIRPSDTAGDLLERLAASGSGLLVAVLDAIGQGTAHAVPQPADGVSLAPKLTVADGEVRWSEPSFAVDRRIRAATPAPGAWTRFRGDRVKLGPVRPVGNAPELKPGELLVERGRVLAGTATTAVELGEVRAAGKRAMPAPDWARGVRVAGGEHFG; via the coding sequence GTGCGCCTGATCTTCGCCGGTACGCCGGCCGTCGCCCTGCCCAGCCTGGACGCCATCGCCGCCTCCGGGCACGAACTGCTGGCCGTGGTGACCCGGCCGGACGCCCCGGCCGGTCGCGGCAGGGGACTGGCCCGGTCCCCCGTGGGTGCCTGGGCCGACGAGCGTGGCATCGAGGTGCTGACCCCGGCCAGGCCCCGGGAGCCGGAGTTCCTCGACCGGCTGCGCCAACTCGCCCCCGACTGCGTACCGGTGGTCGCCTACGGCGCGCTGGTGCCACCGGAGGCGCTGGAGATCCCGGCGTACGGCTGGGTCAACCTGCACTTCTCGCTGCTGCCCGCCTGGCGCGGTGCTGCGCCGGTGCAACACGCGGTGCTGCACGGCGACCAGGTCACCGGCGCCAGCGTCTTCCAACTGGAGGCCGGGCTGGACACCGGGCCGGTCTTCGGCACCGTGACCGAGGAGATCCGGCCCTCCGACACCGCCGGTGACCTGCTGGAACGCCTCGCCGCCAGCGGCAGTGGCCTGCTGGTCGCCGTGCTGGACGCGATCGGGCAGGGGACCGCGCACGCGGTGCCGCAACCCGCCGACGGGGTCTCGCTGGCGCCGAAGCTGACCGTCGCCGACGGTGAGGTGCGCTGGTCGGAGCCGTCCTTCGCGGTGGACCGGCGGATCCGGGCCGCCACCCCGGCCCCCGGCGCCTGGACCCGGTTCCGGGGCGACCGGGTCAAGCTCGGCCCGGTGCGGCCGGTCGGCAACGCACCGGAACTCAAGCCCGGCGAGTTGCTGGTCGAGCGCGGCCGGGTGCTGGCCGGTACCGCCACCACTGCGGTGGAGTTGGGCGAGGTACGCGCGGCGGGCAAGCGCGCCATGCCGGCGCCGGACTGGGCCCGGGGCGTACGGGTCGCCGGTGGGGAGCATTTCGGGTGA
- a CDS encoding AAA family ATPase, translated as MTGRQSIVLNGDLGSGKSTVSIELAKRLGLRRVSVGDLYREMAQQRKMTALQLNLHAELDQAVDGYVDQLQQDIADSGEQLIVDSRLAWHFFKNALKIHMITEPTEAARRVLARPSGPAESYTSIEEARAKLHERSESERNRFLVRYGVDKAKLRNYDLICDTTKASAVEVVEHVIAAYEGSFGQEILRDSPPLLLLDPARIYPTQEVQGLRGLWESDFVAQVGQAGEEALEPLRIGYTGEKFFVVDGHRRLSAALRNGFKLVPGELVAECDEQVVGGLSAIEYFRAEVGLSVIYDWDAAHGTQLPLPEHILERTDAVLAGEPGTQP; from the coding sequence GTGACCGGTCGGCAGTCGATCGTCCTGAACGGTGACCTTGGCAGCGGTAAGAGCACCGTCTCCATCGAGCTGGCCAAACGGCTCGGGCTGCGCCGGGTCAGCGTCGGCGACCTCTATCGGGAGATGGCCCAGCAGCGCAAGATGACCGCGCTCCAGCTCAACCTGCACGCCGAGCTGGACCAGGCGGTCGACGGCTACGTCGACCAGCTCCAGCAGGACATCGCCGACTCCGGCGAGCAGTTGATCGTCGACAGCCGGCTCGCCTGGCACTTCTTCAAGAACGCGCTCAAGATCCATATGATTACCGAGCCGACCGAGGCGGCACGCCGGGTGCTCGCCCGGCCCTCCGGGCCGGCGGAGAGCTACACCTCGATCGAGGAGGCCCGCGCCAAGCTGCACGAACGCAGCGAGAGCGAGCGGAACCGCTTCCTGGTCCGGTACGGCGTCGACAAGGCGAAGCTGCGCAACTACGACCTCATCTGCGACACCACCAAGGCGTCGGCGGTCGAGGTGGTCGAGCACGTCATCGCCGCCTACGAGGGCTCCTTCGGCCAGGAGATCCTTCGGGACTCCCCGCCGCTGCTGCTGCTCGACCCGGCCCGGATCTACCCCACCCAGGAGGTCCAGGGACTGCGCGGCCTCTGGGAGTCGGACTTCGTCGCCCAGGTCGGGCAGGCCGGCGAGGAGGCGCTGGAGCCGCTGCGGATCGGCTACACCGGCGAGAAGTTCTTCGTGGTCGACGGGCACCGCCGGCTCAGCGCGGCGCTGCGCAACGGCTTCAAGCTGGTGCCGGGGGAACTCGTCGCCGAGTGCGACGAGCAGGTGGTCGGCGGGCTCAGCGCGATCGAGTACTTCCGGGCCGAGGTCGGGCTGAGCGTGATCTACGACTGGGACGCCGCGCACGGCACGCAGCTCCCGCTCCCCGAGCACATCCTGGAGCGCACCGACGCCGTACTGGCCGGCGAGCCGGGCACCCAACCCTGA
- the metK gene encoding methionine adenosyltransferase, translating into MVRRLFTSESVTEGHPDKIADQISDGILDALLDQDPRSRVAVETLITTGQVHVAGEVTTKAYADIPAIVRETILGIGYDSSKKGFDGASCGVSVSIGSQSPDIAQGVDSAIELRSGSSESALDAQGAGDQGMMFGFACSETPELMPLPIALAHRLARRLSATRKDGTIPYLRPDGKTQVTIEYDGLRPVRLDTVVVSSQHAADISLESLLTPDIREHVIAPELEELGLDIDGYRLLVNPTGRFEIGGPMGDAGLTGRKIIVDTYGGYARHGGGAFSGKDPSKVDRSAAYATRWVAKNVVAAGLAERCEVQVAYAIGKAHPVSLFIETFGTENVPVDRIERAVGEVFDLRPAAIIRDLHLLRPIYRQTAAYGHFGRELPDLTWENTDRAADLKSAAGA; encoded by the coding sequence GTGGTACGTCGCTTGTTCACCTCGGAGTCGGTCACGGAAGGCCACCCCGACAAGATCGCTGACCAGATCAGCGACGGCATCCTCGACGCGCTGCTGGACCAGGATCCGCGTAGCCGGGTCGCGGTCGAAACTCTCATCACGACCGGCCAGGTGCACGTCGCGGGCGAGGTGACCACGAAGGCGTACGCCGACATTCCGGCAATCGTCCGCGAGACGATCCTCGGCATCGGCTACGACTCGTCGAAGAAGGGCTTCGACGGCGCCTCCTGCGGCGTCAGCGTGTCGATCGGATCGCAGTCGCCGGACATCGCCCAGGGTGTGGACAGCGCCATCGAGCTGCGCTCCGGCTCGTCGGAGAGCGCGCTGGACGCCCAGGGCGCCGGCGACCAGGGCATGATGTTCGGCTTCGCCTGCTCGGAGACGCCCGAGCTGATGCCGCTGCCGATCGCCCTGGCACACCGGCTGGCCCGGCGGCTCTCCGCCACCCGCAAGGACGGGACCATCCCGTACCTACGGCCGGACGGCAAGACCCAGGTCACGATCGAATACGACGGGCTGCGCCCGGTCCGGCTCGACACGGTCGTCGTCTCCAGCCAGCACGCCGCCGACATCTCGCTGGAGTCGCTGCTCACCCCGGACATCCGCGAGCACGTCATCGCGCCGGAGCTGGAGGAACTGGGCCTCGACATCGACGGGTACCGGCTGCTGGTCAACCCGACCGGCCGGTTCGAGATCGGCGGGCCGATGGGCGACGCCGGACTGACCGGACGCAAGATCATCGTCGACACCTACGGCGGGTACGCCCGGCACGGCGGTGGGGCGTTCTCCGGCAAGGACCCGTCCAAGGTCGACCGCTCGGCCGCGTACGCGACCCGTTGGGTGGCGAAGAACGTGGTGGCCGCCGGGCTGGCCGAGCGCTGCGAGGTCCAGGTCGCGTACGCGATCGGCAAGGCGCACCCGGTGAGCCTCTTCATCGAGACCTTCGGCACCGAGAACGTACCGGTGGACCGGATCGAGCGGGCGGTCGGCGAGGTCTTCGACCTCCGTCCGGCGGCCATCATCCGGGACCTGCACCTGCTCCGCCCGATCTACCGGCAGACCGCCGCGTACGGCCACTTCGGCCGTGAGCTGCCCGACCTGACCTGGGAGAACACGGACCGCGCCGCCGACCTCAAGTCGGCCGCGGGAGCCTGA